A genomic region of Salvelinus alpinus chromosome 12, SLU_Salpinus.1, whole genome shotgun sequence contains the following coding sequences:
- the LOC139535261 gene encoding transcription factor HES-5-like — MAPFAESNRLTCSSSNKLQKLVVEKIRRDRMNSSIEQLRTLLHRGQMCGQQQQRLSKLEKADILELAVSFLQRETNAGVSPTYSQGCSQCLQETLRHLPLHEPLQAAEQQEIKRLYVLQKTALSRSMSSEQHARSAAKRSTSRSSSRRSQGSLWRPW, encoded by the exons ATGGCTCCTTTTGCTGAAAGCAATAGGCTTACTTGTTCATCCAGTAATAAG TTACAGAAGCTCGTTGTGGAGAAAATTCGGAGAGACCGCATGAACAGCAGCATTGAGCAACTGAGAACACTTCTCCACAGAGGACAGATGTGTGGCCAGCAGCAGCAGCGCTTATCCAAACTGGAGAAAGCGGATATTTTGGAGTTGGCGGTGAGTTTCCTACAGAGGGAGACCAATGCGGGCGTTTCGCCCACCTACTCCCAGGGCTGCTCCCAGTGTCTGCAGGAGACCCTCCGCCACCTGCCCCTTCACGAGCCTCTGCAGGCTGCAGAACAACAGGAGATCAAACGCCTTTACGTGCTTCAGAAAACAGCCTTGTCCAGGAGCATGTCAAGTGAACAGCACGCGCGGTCTGCAGCCAAGCGGTCAACATCAAGGTCATCATCACGGCGTTCCCAAGGCTCTCTGTGGAGGCCATGGTAA